A region from the Gossypium hirsutum isolate 1008001.06 chromosome A08, Gossypium_hirsutum_v2.1, whole genome shotgun sequence genome encodes:
- the LOC107899904 gene encoding pentatricopeptide repeat-containing protein At1g01970: MMVTSACSIPHCSYSPFPIINKQIYPQSWGNGNPSLSLKQAMKPSSCTFSNEPQIAFIDAEEKRRFKWVEIGPGITEEQRQAIDKLPLKMTKRCKALMKQIICFNPEKGSLEDLLGAWVNVMKPRRADWLVVLKELKITEHPLYFQVAEIALLEETFEANIRDYTKIIHGYGKQNRLREAENILDAMKRRGFICDQVTLTTMVHMYSKAGNLKLAEDTFEEIKLLGQQLDKRSYGAMIMAYIRTGMPEQGEGLLKEMDNLEIYAGSEVYKALLRAYSTNGYTDGAQRVFGAIQLAGISPDAKLCGLLINAYQVAGQSEEARVAFENMRRAGLEPSDKCVALVLAAYEKQNKLNKALEFLMDLERDGIVVGKEASSLLAQWFKKLGVVEQVEQVLREFAAK, translated from the exons ATGATGGTCACCTCTGCTTGTAGTATACCTCACTGCTCTTACTCACCATTCCCAATTATCAACAAGCAAATTTACCCACAATCCTGGGGAAATGGAAACCCATCATTATCCCTGAAACAAGCAATGAAACCCAGTTCTTGTACATTCAGTAATGAGCCACAAATTGCCTTCATAGATGCAGAAGAAAAAAGAAGGTTTAAGTGGGTCGAGATTGGTCCAGGCATTACAGAAGAACAGAGACAAGCCATTGATAAGCTTCCATTGAAAATGACAAAGCGATGCAAGGCTTTGATGAAACAGATTATTTGCTTTAATCCCGAAAAAGGGAGTCTGGAAGATTTATTGGGTGCTTGGGTTAATGTTATGAAGCCCAGGAGAGCTGACTGGCTTGTGGTTCTTAAAGAATTGAAGATAACGGAACACCCTCTTTATTTCCAG GTGGCAGAAATTGCCCTACTTGAAGAAACTTTCGAAGCCAATATTCGCGATTACACTAAGATAATTCATGGTTATGGGAAGCAAAACCGGCTTCGAGAAGCTGAAAACATTCTAGATGCCATGAAGAGAAGAGGTTTTATCTGTGATCAGGTAACTCTAACAACCATGGTTCACATGTACAGCAAGGCTGGAAATCTGAAGTTAGCTGAAGATACCTTTGAAGAGATTAAGCTGCTCGGCCAACAACTTGATAAAAGATCATACGGCGCTATGATTATGGCTTACATCAGAACTGGAATGCCTGAACAAGGAGAAGGTTTGCTTAAGGAAATGGATAATCTAGAAATCTATGCTGGAAGTGAGGTTTACAAGGCCCTGCTGAGAGCCTACTCCACGAACGGCTATACCGATGGTGCACAAAGGGTGTTTGGTGCTATTCAGCTCGCCGGTATTTCTCCCGATGCCAAGCTTTGCGGACTCCTGATAAATGCCTATCAAGTGGCAGGTCAAAGTGAAGAGGCACGTGTTGCTTTTGAGAACATGAGGAGAGCTGGTCTCGAGCCTAGCGATAAATGTGTAGCGCTGGTGTTGGCTGCTTATGAGAAGCAGAACAAGCTTAATAAGGCCCTGGAGTTTCTTATGGATTTGGAGAGAGATGGAATTGTGGTTGGAAAAGAAGCTTCAAGTTTACTGGCTCAATGGTTTAAAAAGCTTGGGGTAGTTGAACAAGTGGAACAAGTCTTGAGAGAATTTGCTGCTAAATAA